The following proteins are co-located in the Kineosporia sp. NBRC 101731 genome:
- a CDS encoding helix-turn-helix transcriptional regulator has protein sequence MGHTTQPKRSVRRSLARQVRALRESAKLSHKDLADTGAGSVSKWKRIEKAETRPSPGDILHLCRIVGADEETTANLEAMAKQDEQVTWYVELAKGLPNDRAFFTLLELEAFATSVDVFGPILVPGLVQSRRYQIAQFKTAPDGFAEETIERQVAVRTRRQEAIAAADLCVVIGEEALNRQVGGAEGLNEQIAYLRELAARPNVDIRVLPFSTGAHPGGKGEFALLGFSTESQEPPILYTDGYLAAQYSADAEAVHNARRRFDIIKAMSVAFEEHLQCAK, from the coding sequence ATGGGGCACACGACGCAACCCAAGAGGAGCGTTCGCCGCTCACTGGCCCGCCAGGTCCGTGCACTACGCGAGAGTGCGAAGCTCTCGCACAAGGACCTCGCTGATACCGGCGCCGGCTCGGTGTCGAAATGGAAGCGCATCGAGAAGGCCGAGACCCGGCCCAGCCCCGGCGACATCCTGCACCTGTGCCGCATCGTCGGCGCGGATGAGGAGACCACAGCCAACTTGGAGGCGATGGCCAAACAGGACGAGCAAGTCACCTGGTACGTAGAGCTGGCCAAGGGCCTGCCCAACGACCGAGCGTTCTTCACCTTGCTAGAGCTGGAGGCCTTCGCCACCAGCGTCGATGTCTTCGGACCGATACTCGTGCCAGGCCTGGTGCAGTCCCGCCGCTACCAGATCGCCCAGTTCAAGACCGCCCCGGACGGTTTCGCCGAGGAGACCATCGAGCGTCAGGTGGCGGTTCGCACCAGACGCCAGGAAGCCATTGCTGCAGCGGACCTGTGCGTCGTGATCGGTGAGGAAGCCCTGAACCGGCAGGTCGGCGGAGCAGAAGGTCTAAACGAGCAGATCGCCTACCTGCGCGAACTGGCCGCCCGGCCCAATGTCGATATCCGGGTGCTGCCGTTCTCCACCGGCGCGCACCCTGGAGGTAAGGGTGAATTCGCCTTGCTGGGGTTCTCCACTGAGTCGCAGGAACCACCGATCCTCTACACCGATGGATACCTGGCCGCGCAATACTCTGCGGACGCCGAGGCCGTGCACAACGCGCGCCGTAGGTTCGACATCATCAAGGCAATGTCCGTAGCTTTCGAGGA
- a CDS encoding DUF6082 family protein: protein MHPTGQEQEPLEISAGSGDSHPPTPSTRPGARPVDAYPAAETDTAMPASMFSIQEFRVKMPSTIAASTAVMAGSGVALTVLAAYKIRSDALWAARNFQERLIEKVMADPELSEAVFPGLDRQHMYLNLWVMYHYTMLRTGAQTWKGFRANTSSLLQTPAAREFWKIAADHFQHRTGRFDQKFLDALTAAIEAGSKQPGPSSRPSPRAPASEVAVRSAH from the coding sequence GTGCACCCCACAGGCCAGGAGCAAGAGCCCCTGGAAATCAGCGCCGGGTCGGGTGACAGTCACCCGCCGACACCCTCCACCCGTCCCGGCGCCCGACCCGTCGACGCCTATCCGGCCGCCGAGACAGACACCGCCATGCCCGCATCCATGTTCTCTATCCAGGAGTTTCGCGTGAAGATGCCATCCACGATCGCCGCCAGCACCGCCGTCATGGCCGGTTCGGGGGTTGCGCTGACGGTACTCGCGGCGTACAAGATCCGCTCCGATGCGCTGTGGGCCGCCCGTAACTTCCAGGAGCGCCTCATCGAGAAAGTGATGGCCGACCCGGAACTCAGTGAGGCCGTTTTCCCTGGCCTGGACCGGCAGCACATGTACCTGAATCTGTGGGTGATGTACCACTACACGATGCTGCGCACGGGCGCGCAGACGTGGAAGGGCTTCCGCGCCAACACCAGCTCCCTGCTGCAAACACCAGCCGCCCGGGAATTTTGGAAGATAGCCGCGGATCACTTCCAACACCGCACTGGCAGGTTCGACCAGAAGTTCCTAGACGCCCTGACCGCCGCGATCGAGGCCGGCTCCAAGCAGCCCGGCCCGTCCAGCAGGCCCAGCCCGCGAGCGCCCGCCAGCGAGGTGGCGGTGCGGAGCGCTCACTGA
- a CDS encoding fumarylacetoacetate hydrolase family protein, producing the protein MPQHVLDLNVLAGRDWLTDVGDLLACDGWRAQVQRLVNAAESNIRLGGLDGASAFLRSLPDLTMCAPVLRPTKVIGVGLNHRSFVEGIGQQIPLHPELFHKTSSALIGSGTSIQVPAASRQVVPEGEVAVIIGRAGHDIPEEQAAAHIAGLTCANDLSARDLEFRTTQWSSGKMFPTSCPLGPYLVTTDEFPDLDDLRLSTLLNGQIIQSGSTSDLVFGLSSLISRISQLTQLEIGDVILTGTPSDLGAVSDPVFLREGDVVEVHVEGLGTLRNPVEDRADQATRSVRLPDTSDHSAQDAHAM; encoded by the coding sequence GTGCCACAGCATGTCCTGGACCTGAACGTCCTGGCCGGACGCGACTGGCTCACCGACGTCGGCGACCTCCTGGCCTGCGACGGATGGCGCGCTCAGGTGCAGAGGCTGGTGAACGCGGCGGAAAGCAACATCCGTCTGGGCGGCTTGGACGGGGCATCGGCGTTCCTGCGGTCCCTGCCTGATCTGACCATGTGTGCGCCCGTGCTGCGCCCGACGAAGGTCATCGGGGTGGGCCTGAACCACCGATCCTTCGTGGAGGGCATCGGACAGCAGATACCTCTGCACCCGGAGCTCTTCCACAAGACGTCCTCAGCGCTGATCGGGTCTGGGACATCGATCCAGGTCCCCGCCGCATCTCGTCAGGTCGTCCCCGAAGGGGAGGTCGCGGTGATCATCGGCCGGGCCGGGCACGACATCCCCGAAGAACAGGCCGCCGCTCACATTGCTGGCCTGACCTGCGCCAACGACCTCAGCGCACGGGATCTGGAGTTCCGCACCACGCAGTGGAGCTCAGGAAAGATGTTCCCTACCTCGTGCCCGCTGGGCCCGTACCTGGTCACCACCGACGAGTTCCCCGATCTGGACGATCTGCGCCTGAGCACGCTCCTGAACGGGCAGATCATTCAGTCCGGGTCCACGAGCGACCTCGTGTTCGGCCTGAGCTCCCTCATCAGCCGCATCTCACAACTGACGCAGCTGGAGATCGGAGACGTCATCCTCACCGGCACCCCATCGGATCTGGGAGCGGTGAGCGACCCGGTGTTCCTGCGCGAGGGTGACGTCGTCGAGGTCCACGTCGAGGGCCTGGGAACCCTGCGCAACCCGGTTGAGGATCGCGCCGACCAGGCAACCAGATCTGTCAGACTGCCGGACACCAGCGACCACAGCGCCCAGGATGCGCACGCCATGTGA
- a CDS encoding CDGSH iron-sulfur domain-containing protein, with product MSENPPPEPDVSITVYPGGPLIVRGAFTLQNADLEPIDPRRQVVALCRCGLSRRKPLCDGTHALSPPEANRT from the coding sequence ATGAGCGAAAACCCCCCACCGGAGCCAGACGTGAGCATCACCGTCTACCCCGGTGGCCCCCTCATCGTCCGCGGAGCATTTACCCTCCAGAATGCTGACCTGGAGCCGATCGATCCACGGCGTCAGGTCGTGGCCCTGTGCCGATGCGGTCTGTCTCGCCGAAAGCCGTTGTGCGACGGCACTCACGCGCTCAGCCCACCTGAGGCGAACCGCACCTGA
- a CDS encoding iron-containing redox enzyme family protein — MKLPAARGPISQELFEALPGTVGRLPAGLTDLVRSDPEPDARVSEDIQICLFVCYGLHYDGFDDVDEHWEWDPALLAVRAALEVAFEDALLSSVTAPTPATIRRGPPAPPVGERGALSASDLPVHLLEMASPAHGSAMDAFAHKTASIEQFRELVTHRSIKNLREGDQHTWAIPRITGRAKSALITIQADEYGGGRPGWTHAELYAQMMRGLDLDPTYGAYINQIPAVSVAAVNIMSLYGLHRRWRAALLGNLAVIEIGSSIANRRYSEGLARVGASAAARAFYDEHIEADAVHEQIAAHDMCGALAQEHPEQLETILFGATSTMSLRSLYGTAVLQAFTQGRTSLLATTTAA; from the coding sequence ATGAAACTGCCCGCAGCCCGGGGCCCGATCAGCCAGGAGCTGTTCGAGGCGCTGCCGGGGACGGTGGGGCGTCTGCCTGCCGGTCTCACCGACCTCGTCAGGAGCGACCCGGAGCCCGATGCTCGCGTGTCGGAGGACATCCAGATCTGCCTGTTCGTCTGCTACGGCCTGCACTACGACGGCTTCGACGACGTGGACGAGCACTGGGAATGGGACCCGGCTCTCCTGGCCGTGCGTGCTGCACTGGAAGTGGCCTTCGAAGACGCCCTGCTGAGCAGCGTGACCGCGCCAACGCCCGCAACCATCCGCAGAGGACCGCCAGCTCCGCCAGTCGGCGAGAGGGGGGCGCTATCCGCGAGTGATCTGCCGGTGCATCTGCTGGAGATGGCTTCCCCGGCTCATGGTTCGGCGATGGATGCGTTCGCTCACAAGACGGCAAGCATCGAACAGTTTCGTGAACTGGTGACCCACCGCTCCATCAAGAACCTGCGCGAGGGTGACCAGCACACCTGGGCGATCCCGCGCATCACCGGCCGCGCCAAGAGCGCACTGATCACCATCCAGGCCGACGAGTACGGCGGAGGGCGGCCCGGGTGGACCCACGCCGAGCTGTACGCGCAGATGATGCGCGGACTGGACCTGGACCCGACCTACGGCGCGTACATCAACCAGATCCCAGCCGTGTCCGTCGCTGCGGTGAACATCATGTCCCTGTACGGCCTGCACCGGCGCTGGCGAGCGGCACTGCTGGGCAACCTGGCGGTCATCGAGATCGGCTCCTCGATCGCCAACCGCCGCTACAGCGAGGGCCTGGCCCGGGTGGGTGCCAGCGCCGCGGCCCGGGCCTTCTACGACGAGCACATCGAGGCCGACGCCGTCCACGAGCAGATCGCCGCCCATGACATGTGCGGCGCCCTGGCCCAGGAACACCCCGAGCAGCTGGAGACGATCCTGTTCGGCGCCACCAGCACGATGAGCCTGCGCAGCCTGTACGGCACCGCCGTCCTCCAAGCATTCACGCAGGGTCGCACCTCCCTGCTCGCCACCACCACCGCAGCATGA
- a CDS encoding radical SAM protein, with amino-acid sequence MNTLYAVPEPTPLAGDPDLTALSNFAALRGQLRVSFGPKCSIACWFCHNEGDVPPGDARKDPNAHQRERALGADEYLAMIVSLMDAGLNRVYFTGGEPLISPLSRPVLTGLRSHTRPDRTFSLITNGLHVRHNLPWLAESVIDKVKVSLHYFSDETFQEIAYTRLPVSRVLDGIEAARDNFEQVELNCLIQAANQHEVPAMLEYALTRRLPVQFIELVGTDFNASGQGNAVAADDLLSALRGMTSDERVEVAGVGQGRRVFTIDGIEIEVIHRSLGRHHVGQCGTCPQRQACTEGFWALRLDHAAGLMPCLLREDLRLDLRPVLGQPNTSSMVAAAVAQHIADFTEGTL; translated from the coding sequence ATGAACACGCTCTACGCCGTGCCGGAACCCACGCCCCTGGCGGGCGACCCCGACCTGACAGCCCTGTCGAACTTCGCCGCCCTCCGAGGCCAGCTCCGCGTGTCTTTCGGGCCCAAATGTTCGATCGCCTGCTGGTTTTGCCACAACGAGGGCGATGTTCCGCCCGGCGACGCTCGTAAGGACCCGAACGCACACCAGCGCGAACGCGCCTTGGGCGCTGACGAGTACCTGGCGATGATCGTCTCCCTGATGGACGCCGGCCTGAACCGGGTGTACTTCACCGGGGGTGAGCCTTTGATCTCGCCGTTGTCCCGCCCCGTCCTCACCGGGTTGCGCAGCCACACCCGTCCCGACCGGACCTTCTCACTGATCACCAACGGGCTGCACGTGCGGCACAACCTTCCCTGGCTGGCCGAGAGCGTGATCGACAAGGTCAAGGTCTCCTTGCATTACTTCAGCGACGAGACGTTCCAGGAGATTGCCTACACCCGTCTGCCGGTCTCCCGGGTCCTTGACGGCATCGAGGCCGCCCGGGACAACTTCGAGCAGGTCGAGCTCAACTGCCTCATCCAGGCTGCAAACCAGCACGAGGTCCCCGCCATGCTGGAGTACGCCCTGACCAGGCGCCTGCCGGTCCAGTTCATCGAGCTGGTCGGCACCGACTTCAACGCCTCCGGCCAGGGGAACGCGGTCGCAGCCGATGACCTGCTGAGCGCCCTGCGGGGCATGACGAGCGATGAACGGGTGGAGGTCGCTGGGGTCGGCCAGGGCCGCCGCGTCTTCACCATCGACGGAATCGAGATCGAGGTCATTCACCGATCGCTCGGTCGCCATCACGTCGGACAGTGCGGTACCTGCCCACAGCGGCAGGCCTGCACCGAGGGGTTCTGGGCCCTACGACTGGACCACGCCGCCGGGCTGATGCCCTGTCTGCTGCGTGAAGACCTCCGACTGGACCTGCGCCCGGTCCTGGGGCAGCCCAACACCAGCTCGATGGTTGCAGCAGCAGTCGCCCAGCACATCGCCGACTTCACGGAAGGGACGCTGTGA
- a CDS encoding TauD/TfdA family dioxygenase — translation MTLIHTPPLARSLTQDDGAVVVAWADGRRSVFHHFWLRDNCACATCGPHDSGARLQRLLDIPAEIAPASASLEAGTLRIVWNDPHAHVSIYEGTWLRDHAYSPESLRQVRRHPKTLWDATLPQWPGVEWDDVLNSEQARCDLHSHVEEYGFVLVRGLGTDLDTIETLANQTGYIRETHYGRFFDLITRAKPVIVADLAGPLLPHTDEAYRGVPTGINMFHCIRPSEDGGGDTQLVDAHHVAALLAAQDPEAYDLLTSTPVRHERRIEGQSIVADVPPILLDSNGEVLEVRLNERTMSSLDVPAENMLPTYAALRQILSIAYAPENRIGYNLKAGEALLTDNLRVLHGRTGYNGDRHLRQTQVMRDEFFAKGRALRERLRPQPADQAQAPQATSIDLDSQAGTQSRDQVSR, via the coding sequence ATGACCCTGATTCACACACCCCCACTCGCGCGGTCTCTCACCCAGGACGACGGCGCCGTCGTCGTGGCCTGGGCCGACGGCCGGCGCAGCGTCTTTCACCACTTCTGGTTGCGCGATAACTGCGCCTGCGCCACGTGCGGACCGCACGACAGCGGCGCCCGACTGCAGCGCCTGCTCGATATCCCGGCTGAGATCGCCCCGGCCAGCGCGAGCCTGGAGGCGGGCACGCTGCGGATCGTCTGGAACGACCCGCACGCCCACGTGTCCATCTACGAGGGGACCTGGCTGCGCGATCACGCGTACAGCCCCGAGTCCCTGCGCCAGGTCCGCCGCCACCCTAAGACCCTGTGGGATGCGACCCTCCCGCAGTGGCCGGGCGTCGAGTGGGACGACGTGCTGAACAGCGAACAGGCCCGCTGCGACCTGCACTCCCACGTCGAGGAGTACGGATTCGTTCTGGTGCGTGGCCTGGGCACCGACCTGGACACCATCGAGACTCTTGCCAATCAGACCGGTTACATCCGTGAGACGCACTATGGGCGTTTCTTCGACCTGATCACCCGCGCCAAGCCCGTCATCGTGGCTGACCTGGCCGGCCCTCTCCTGCCGCACACTGACGAGGCCTACCGGGGCGTGCCGACCGGGATCAACATGTTCCACTGCATCCGCCCCAGCGAAGACGGCGGAGGAGACACCCAACTGGTGGACGCCCACCACGTCGCCGCCCTGCTGGCCGCCCAGGATCCCGAGGCCTACGACCTGCTGACCAGCACGCCCGTGCGCCACGAGCGGCGCATCGAGGGCCAGAGCATCGTCGCGGACGTGCCGCCCATCCTGCTCGACTCGAACGGTGAGGTACTGGAGGTGCGTCTGAACGAGCGCACCATGAGCAGCCTCGACGTGCCCGCCGAGAACATGCTGCCCACCTACGCGGCGCTACGGCAGATCTTGAGCATCGCGTACGCGCCGGAGAACCGGATCGGGTACAACCTCAAGGCCGGCGAGGCGCTGCTGACGGACAACCTGCGGGTTCTGCACGGGCGCACCGGCTACAACGGAGACCGCCACCTGCGACAGACCCAGGTCATGCGCGATGAATTCTTCGCCAAAGGCCGGGCACTGCGCGAACGCCTGCGTCCCCAGCCGGCTGACCAGGCGCAAGCCCCACAGGCGACCTCCATTGATCTCGACAGCCAGGCAGGCACCCAGAGCAGAGACCAGGTGAGCCGCTGA
- a CDS encoding pyridoxal phosphate-dependent aminotransferase — MHGNLTQREVAALGETLNLADGHAFRAWTDQENALVDRLPSLFRQDDRLRLNDITETYFETFFGLSGQTLDRQAGARFPCFTASSGIELIANHLRLAGKSVTLIEPCFDNLKDILRRHQVPLTPLPDDVLQGDAQALEERLDSIDTDVLFLVSPNNPTGTTVSEATLIQILNFCSRRGVMLILDTCFRFYQPDADVYDQYKLLIDADIDWIVIEDTGKTWPTLEIKAPFLSVSRRLAADIDHINSDFLLHVSPFALRLLTGFLELSGADDRDAVRGLVRHNRGLLREALASTFLTPVEQPFMSVSWLRIDPELRGELTGQDVTQDLAQQGIHVLPGNDFFWSDERLGDPYVRVALVRDTSTFTQAADVIRHVCARDQRIRQRSA; from the coding sequence ATGCACGGGAATCTCACGCAGCGCGAAGTAGCAGCGCTGGGAGAAACGCTGAACCTGGCCGATGGCCATGCCTTCCGGGCGTGGACCGACCAGGAAAACGCTCTGGTCGACCGGCTGCCGTCGTTGTTCCGGCAGGACGACCGGCTGCGGCTGAACGACATCACCGAAACCTATTTTGAGACGTTCTTCGGACTCTCGGGCCAGACACTCGATCGGCAGGCCGGTGCGAGGTTCCCCTGTTTCACGGCATCGTCGGGAATTGAGCTGATCGCTAACCACCTGCGTCTGGCGGGTAAGTCGGTCACGCTGATCGAGCCGTGCTTCGACAATCTCAAGGACATCCTGCGCCGCCATCAGGTTCCCTTGACGCCGTTGCCTGATGACGTGCTCCAGGGGGATGCGCAGGCGCTGGAGGAGCGCTTGGACTCGATCGATACGGACGTTCTGTTCCTGGTCAGCCCGAACAACCCGACTGGGACCACGGTCTCGGAGGCCACGCTGATCCAGATCCTGAATTTCTGCTCCCGGCGCGGCGTGATGCTGATCCTGGACACCTGCTTCCGGTTCTACCAGCCCGACGCCGATGTCTATGACCAGTACAAGCTCCTGATCGATGCTGACATCGACTGGATCGTCATCGAGGACACCGGCAAGACGTGGCCCACCCTGGAGATCAAGGCCCCGTTTCTTTCGGTCAGCCGGCGCCTGGCCGCGGATATCGACCACATCAACTCCGACTTCCTGCTGCACGTGTCTCCCTTCGCGTTGCGGCTGCTGACCGGGTTCCTGGAGCTGTCGGGTGCCGATGACCGCGACGCGGTCCGGGGCCTCGTGCGGCACAACCGTGGCCTGCTGCGCGAGGCCTTGGCCTCGACGTTCCTGACACCCGTCGAGCAGCCGTTCATGAGTGTGTCCTGGCTGCGTATCGACCCTGAGCTGCGCGGCGAGCTGACCGGCCAGGACGTCACCCAGGACCTGGCCCAACAGGGCATCCATGTCCTGCCGGGCAACGACTTCTTCTGGTCCGACGAACGCCTGGGCGATCCCTACGTGCGCGTCGCTCTGGTGCGCGACACCTCGACCTTCACGCAAGCTGCCGACGTCATCCGGCACGTATGTGCGCGTGACCAGCGCATCCGGCAGCGGTCTGCGTGA
- a CDS encoding phosphoribosylaminoimidazolesuccinocarboxamide synthase, whose product MIEGKTKIIVPGPETGTVLLESKDSLTGGDAARVAAIPSIGILKTTQTVNVFELLTEAGIPTAFIRQADERTMLCWSCDMLPVEFVLRRRPWGSYLKRHPDHSLETHFEDLVVERFHKRAMVLPPASEQPRVMDEGDARAEYLREGIWAEGVYTDPLIKVTGQTWTLLPPKQPFNAEGPSLDIPAPITEEQDTFIVETLLKPAFLALEKAWAGLTTQDGPIALIDCKFEVGVRTSDGALILSDVIDNDSWRIWPGGDPGKQLDKQAFRDGGTPEVIVELYRQVTDLTNRFHGMAR is encoded by the coding sequence TTGATCGAGGGAAAGACAAAGATCATTGTGCCCGGTCCCGAGACCGGCACCGTGCTGCTGGAGTCGAAAGACTCCCTCACCGGAGGGGATGCCGCCCGCGTGGCCGCGATCCCCTCCATCGGGATCCTGAAAACCACCCAGACCGTCAACGTCTTCGAGCTCCTTACCGAAGCGGGCATCCCGACCGCATTCATCCGCCAGGCCGACGAGCGCACCATGCTGTGCTGGTCCTGCGACATGCTGCCCGTCGAGTTCGTCCTGCGCCGTCGCCCCTGGGGCAGCTACCTCAAACGGCACCCAGATCATTCCCTCGAAACTCATTTCGAGGATTTGGTGGTGGAACGTTTCCACAAGCGGGCCATGGTGCTGCCCCCGGCCAGCGAGCAGCCCCGGGTGATGGACGAAGGCGATGCTCGTGCCGAGTACCTGCGCGAGGGCATCTGGGCCGAAGGCGTCTACACCGACCCACTCATCAAGGTCACCGGCCAGACCTGGACGCTCCTGCCGCCTAAGCAGCCGTTCAACGCTGAGGGCCCCAGCCTGGACATCCCCGCACCGATCACCGAGGAACAGGACACGTTCATCGTCGAGACCCTCCTCAAACCGGCCTTCCTGGCGCTGGAGAAAGCCTGGGCCGGCCTCACGACGCAGGACGGCCCGATCGCCCTGATCGACTGCAAGTTCGAGGTCGGCGTCCGCACATCCGATGGCGCCCTGATCCTGAGCGATGTCATTGACAACGACTCCTGGCGCATCTGGCCCGGGGGTGACCCGGGTAAGCAGCTGGACAAGCAGGCATTCCGCGACGGTGGAACCCCAGAGGTGATCGTAGAGCTCTACCGTCAGGTCACCGACCTGACCAACCGATTTCACGGCATGGCCCGGTAA
- a CDS encoding M20/M25/M40 family metallo-hydrolase: MPHLLWPGRDDGVLLLGHFDTVWPAGTLVDWPFAVEAGVARGPGVFDMKAGIVQMLAAVSTLADPGAVTVLLTGDEEVGSPTSRAVIEREALRAQAVLVCEPSADGAAVKIARKGIADYELRVRGRAAHAGLEPELGVNATVEIAHQILAAQALADPEQGTSVTPTIVTGGTTTNSVPESAFVRLDVRSWTRAELDRADAGLRALTARLPGAEVSVMGGVNRYPFEREVAMELMRAAHDVSRSLGVDPVEAVRSGGASDGNFTAALGVPTLDGLGAVGAHPHSRSEWVDTTAMPHQAAVLAGLIERIITNGLPESSA, from the coding sequence GTGCCGCACCTGCTGTGGCCAGGACGCGACGACGGGGTTCTCTTGCTGGGCCACTTCGACACGGTCTGGCCGGCCGGAACACTGGTTGACTGGCCTTTCGCCGTAGAGGCGGGCGTGGCCCGGGGGCCGGGAGTATTCGATATGAAGGCCGGCATCGTGCAGATGCTCGCTGCCGTGTCGACCCTGGCGGACCCGGGCGCTGTGACAGTCCTCCTGACCGGGGACGAGGAGGTTGGGTCTCCGACGTCACGGGCGGTCATCGAGCGGGAGGCCCTGCGGGCGCAGGCCGTGTTGGTGTGCGAGCCCAGCGCTGATGGTGCGGCGGTCAAGATCGCCCGCAAGGGCATCGCTGATTACGAGCTGAGAGTTCGTGGCCGGGCGGCTCATGCCGGACTGGAGCCGGAGCTGGGCGTGAACGCCACCGTGGAGATCGCTCATCAGATCCTCGCGGCCCAGGCGCTGGCCGACCCGGAGCAGGGAACATCGGTGACTCCGACCATCGTCACGGGTGGGACCACCACGAACAGCGTTCCGGAGAGCGCGTTCGTGCGCCTGGATGTCCGGTCCTGGACCCGCGCCGAGCTCGACCGGGCTGATGCTGGCTTACGTGCCCTGACCGCCCGTCTACCCGGCGCTGAGGTCAGTGTCATGGGAGGTGTCAACCGATATCCGTTCGAACGCGAGGTCGCGATGGAGTTGATGCGGGCGGCCCACGATGTCTCACGTTCGCTGGGCGTAGACCCGGTGGAGGCGGTTCGTTCCGGTGGCGCTTCCGATGGCAACTTCACCGCTGCGCTCGGGGTACCCACGCTGGACGGGCTGGGAGCAGTCGGAGCCCATCCGCACTCCCGCTCGGAGTGGGTCGATACCACCGCGATGCCCCATCAGGCAGCAGTTCTCGCCGGCCTGATCGAACGGATCATCACCAACGGCCTGCCCGAGTCCAGTGCATGA
- a CDS encoding GNAT family N-acetyltransferase — protein MTDFETAVGQEAGRLRSELTAVYQAAFRLPPYDKTEADVEANFARFDRQITRPGFRAVLTHADDGTPTGMAYGHTLSASTGWWKTMTDPVDEETTREDGARTFGLFELAVHPEHQRQGLATAIHHALINDLTHERVILNARPDATAAMSAYASWGYRKIGQNIPWDGAAPHVVLLLELPSGP, from the coding sequence ATGACCGATTTCGAAACAGCTGTCGGACAGGAGGCGGGCAGGCTGCGCAGCGAGCTGACCGCGGTCTACCAAGCAGCTTTCAGGCTCCCTCCCTACGACAAGACCGAAGCCGACGTCGAAGCGAACTTCGCCAGGTTCGACCGGCAGATCACCCGGCCCGGCTTCCGGGCCGTCCTCACCCACGCTGACGACGGGACACCGACGGGCATGGCCTACGGGCACACCCTCTCGGCGAGCACCGGATGGTGGAAGACAATGACCGATCCGGTCGACGAGGAGACAACCCGGGAGGACGGCGCTCGCACCTTCGGCCTGTTCGAGTTGGCCGTGCATCCCGAACACCAGCGCCAAGGCCTCGCCACTGCCATCCACCACGCACTCATCAACGATCTCACTCACGAAAGAGTCATCCTCAACGCCCGACCCGATGCCACAGCCGCGATGTCCGCATACGCCTCGTGGGGATACCGGAAGATCGGACAGAACATTCCCTGGGACGGCGCCGCACCGCATGTCGTGCTGCTACTCGAACTGCCATCGGGCCCTTGA
- a CDS encoding NAD-dependent epimerase/dehydratase family protein, which produces MRLLLLGGTWFLGRTLAELAVEAGWEVTCFNRGKTGRDVPGTHSIRGDRTSQADLDRLAAGGPWDAVVDTSVYEPPDALAMATALKDTVGTYVLTSTVSAYRDWPAQPVSEISALWPSRPDARESDSDLAAIPEPHAYGTLKAGCEQAVREVFADRSLILRPGVVLGPHEYVGRLSALLRRAERGGPMLAAGDPTQPIQPLDVRDLANFLIRLLRAENLGTFNVTAPPGHSTYGSLLEACTRATGGGASLVWADSLWLQEQGVRQWTEMPLWRTPAGTWAVDSTRAVEAGLTCRPLPETVEDTWQSLHQEPLVAHTRQGEHGMQPEREAQLLRLWYNQEPSSI; this is translated from the coding sequence ATGCGTCTTCTTCTGCTCGGCGGGACCTGGTTCCTTGGCCGCACCCTGGCAGAGCTGGCGGTGGAGGCCGGGTGGGAGGTCACCTGCTTCAACCGCGGCAAGACCGGCCGGGACGTGCCCGGCACCCATTCCATCCGGGGTGACCGCACCAGCCAGGCGGACCTGGACCGGCTGGCTGCGGGCGGTCCCTGGGACGCGGTGGTAGACACCAGCGTGTACGAGCCACCCGATGCCCTGGCCATGGCCACAGCGCTGAAGGACACCGTCGGTACCTATGTGCTGACCTCCACGGTCTCGGCCTACCGCGACTGGCCGGCTCAGCCGGTCAGCGAGATCTCAGCGCTGTGGCCCTCTCGGCCCGATGCCCGCGAGAGCGACTCGGACCTCGCGGCGATTCCGGAGCCTCACGCGTACGGGACGTTGAAGGCCGGCTGCGAACAAGCCGTCCGGGAGGTGTTCGCCGACCGATCACTCATCCTGCGCCCCGGAGTGGTCCTCGGGCCCCATGAATATGTGGGACGGCTGTCGGCATTGCTGCGGCGCGCTGAGCGAGGCGGCCCCATGCTGGCCGCAGGAGACCCGACCCAGCCCATTCAGCCCCTCGACGTGCGGGACCTGGCCAACTTCCTGATCAGGCTGCTCAGAGCCGAGAACCTCGGGACGTTCAACGTCACCGCGCCGCCGGGGCACTCGACGTACGGATCTTTGCTGGAAGCCTGCACGCGGGCCACTGGTGGCGGTGCTTCCCTGGTCTGGGCTGACTCGCTCTGGCTGCAGGAGCAGGGGGTGCGGCAGTGGACGGAGATGCCGCTGTGGAGAACACCGGCCGGGACCTGGGCCGTGGACTCAACGCGGGCGGTAGAGGCAGGATTGACCTGCCGACCGCTGCCCGAGACCGTCGAGGACACCTGGCAGTCTCTGCACCAGGAACCTTTGGTGGCTCACACCCGCCAGGGTGAACACGGGATGCAGCCGGAACGGGAGGCACAGCTGTTGAGGCTCTGGTACAACCAGGAACCGTCATCGATCTGA